A genomic stretch from Setaria viridis chromosome 1, Setaria_viridis_v4.0, whole genome shotgun sequence includes:
- the LOC117835500 gene encoding uncharacterized protein isoform X1 codes for MASNPSMFSPIGVDAMTGGYFMVGGGGGMMSADVPHFHPSVLLEHGGFGFGLGDAAVGATATASDLAANNVMLASFASQLVATGPAPQDDLIAGRTPPEEMDEGYGADSGVSCVAANLQCPGHSGGAMAVWPSSSSKKPAGTWSSAGGSRAVSVHAPYHHLTTLPEVAGFHYPLAAAAAAAAAVIAPASSELSLTLCSKSSPDSALNAAGQCSSGASRSALTELHPRARSRPAAHFSVVVARSRYAAVAQEVLNDVVGHMLNGVADAAADSCSGIDGGGSAGAPSVVSSSNRLMASSEDAGERRGEAQRVKSDLLKLLQLMDEKYNQCLDEIQSTTAKFNALMHSGGGAGGGNGSICAPFAHRAVSAVYRGLRRRIAGQIVAAATRATGWGGESSSSVTAAGGDAERSWESEFIKKHWAAQQLRRGEQQCWRPQRGLPEKSVAVLKAWLFENFLHPYPKDHEKDVLAGRSGLTRNQVSNWFINARVRLWKPMIEEMYQDLKKSSGVGGQGPAMEPHTSKRRICELEGQ; via the exons ATGGCGAGCAATCCGTCTATGTTTTCGCCGATCGGGGTGGATGCCATGACTGGCGGCTACTTcatggtgggcggcggcggcggcatgatgAGCGCCGATGTGCCGCACTTCCACCCGAGCGTGCTTCTTGAGCACGGCGGCTTCGGGTTCGGCCTCGGCGACGCGGCAGTCGGCGCCACCGCTACGGCGTCGGACCTGGCCGCGAACAACGTCATGCTGGCCTCCTTCGCCAGCCAGCTCGTGGCTACCGGCCCCGCGCCGCAGGATGATCTTATCGCCGGGAGGACGCCGCCGGAGGAAATGGACGAGGGGTATGGCGCCGACAGCGGGGTCAGCTGTGTCGCGGCGAACCTGCAGTGCCCCGGCCACTCGGGCGGCGCCATGGCGGtttggccgtcgtcgtcgtccaagaAGCCGGCCGGCACTtggagcagcgccggcggctCAAGAGCCGTCTCGGTCCACGCGCCGTACCACCACCTCACCACACTCCCCGAAGTTGCCGGTTTCCACTACCCCctagccgctgccgccgccgctgccgccgccgtcattgCGCCGGCGTCGAGCGAGCTGTCGCTGACCCTGTGCTCCAAGTCGTCCCCGGACAGCGCGCTGAACGCCGCCGGCCAGTGCTCGTCGGGAGCCAGCCGCTCCGCGCTGACGGAGCTGCACCCGCGAGCGCGCAGCAGGCCGGCGGCACACTTCTCCGTGGTGGTGGCGCGCTCGCGGTACGCGGCCGTGGCGCAGGAGGTGCTCAACGACGTCGTCGGCCACATGCTAAACGGCGTCGCGGACGCGGCCGCCGACTCGTGCAGCGGCATCGACGGCGGAGGCTCGGCCGGCGCGCCGTCCGTGGTGAGCTCCTCGAACCGGCTCATGGCCTCGTccgaggacgccggcgagcgGAGGGGCGAGGCGCAGAGGGTCAAGAGCGACCTCCTCAAGCTGCTTCAGCTG ATGGATGAGAAGTACAACCAATGTTTGGACGAGATCCAGAGCACGACGGCCAAGTTCAACGCGCTGATGCATTcggggggcggcgccggcggcggcaacggcagcATCTGCGCGCCGTTCGCGCACCGCGCCGTGTCGGCGGTGTACCGCGGCCTGAGGCGTCGGATCGCCGGCCAgatcgtggcggcggcgacccgaGCCACCGGATGGGGTGgcgagtcgtcgtcgtcggtgaccgcggccggcggcgacgcggagcGGAGCTGGGAGTCGGAGTTCATCAAGAAGCACTGGGCGGCGCAGCAGCTGCGGCGCGGCGAGCAGCAGTGCTGGCGGCCCCAGCGCGGCCTGCCGGAGAAGTCCGTCGCCGTGCTCAAGGCCTGGTTGTTCGAGAACTTCCTGCACCC GTACCCGAAGGACCATGAGAAGGACGTGCTGGCTGGAAGAAGCGGCCTCACCAGGAACCAG GTGTCGAACTGGTTCATAAACGCGCGAGTTCGTCTGTGGAAGCCGATGATTGAGGAGATGTACCAGGACCTGAAGAAGAGCTCGGGTGTCGGAGGGCAGGGGCCGGCAATGGAGCCGCACACGAGCAAGCGTCGAATTTGCGAGCTAGAAGGCCAGTGA
- the LOC117835500 gene encoding uncharacterized protein isoform X2, with amino-acid sequence MASNPSMFSPIGVDAMTGGYFMVGGGGGMMSADVPHFHPSVLLEHGGFGFGLGDAAVGATATASDLAANNVMLASFASQLVATGPAPQDDLIAGRTPPEEMDEGYGADSGVSCVAANLQCPGHSGGAMAVWPSSSSKKPAGTWSSAGGSRAVSVHAPYHHLTTLPEVAGFHYPLAAAAAAAAAVIAPASSELSLTLCSKSSPDSALNAAGQCSSGASRSALTELHPRARSRPAAHFSVVVARSRYAAVAQEVLNDVVGHMLNGVADAAADSCSGIDGGGSAGAPSVVSSSNRLMASSEDAGERRGEAQRVKSDLLKLLQLMDEKYNQCLDEIQSTTAKFNALMHSGGGAGGGNGSICAPFAHRAVSAVYRGLRRRIAGQIVAAATRATGWGGESSSSVTAAGGDAERSWESEFIKKHWAAQQLRRGEQQCWRPQRGLPEKSVAVLKAWLFENFLHP; translated from the exons ATGGCGAGCAATCCGTCTATGTTTTCGCCGATCGGGGTGGATGCCATGACTGGCGGCTACTTcatggtgggcggcggcggcggcatgatgAGCGCCGATGTGCCGCACTTCCACCCGAGCGTGCTTCTTGAGCACGGCGGCTTCGGGTTCGGCCTCGGCGACGCGGCAGTCGGCGCCACCGCTACGGCGTCGGACCTGGCCGCGAACAACGTCATGCTGGCCTCCTTCGCCAGCCAGCTCGTGGCTACCGGCCCCGCGCCGCAGGATGATCTTATCGCCGGGAGGACGCCGCCGGAGGAAATGGACGAGGGGTATGGCGCCGACAGCGGGGTCAGCTGTGTCGCGGCGAACCTGCAGTGCCCCGGCCACTCGGGCGGCGCCATGGCGGtttggccgtcgtcgtcgtccaagaAGCCGGCCGGCACTtggagcagcgccggcggctCAAGAGCCGTCTCGGTCCACGCGCCGTACCACCACCTCACCACACTCCCCGAAGTTGCCGGTTTCCACTACCCCctagccgctgccgccgccgctgccgccgccgtcattgCGCCGGCGTCGAGCGAGCTGTCGCTGACCCTGTGCTCCAAGTCGTCCCCGGACAGCGCGCTGAACGCCGCCGGCCAGTGCTCGTCGGGAGCCAGCCGCTCCGCGCTGACGGAGCTGCACCCGCGAGCGCGCAGCAGGCCGGCGGCACACTTCTCCGTGGTGGTGGCGCGCTCGCGGTACGCGGCCGTGGCGCAGGAGGTGCTCAACGACGTCGTCGGCCACATGCTAAACGGCGTCGCGGACGCGGCCGCCGACTCGTGCAGCGGCATCGACGGCGGAGGCTCGGCCGGCGCGCCGTCCGTGGTGAGCTCCTCGAACCGGCTCATGGCCTCGTccgaggacgccggcgagcgGAGGGGCGAGGCGCAGAGGGTCAAGAGCGACCTCCTCAAGCTGCTTCAGCTG ATGGATGAGAAGTACAACCAATGTTTGGACGAGATCCAGAGCACGACGGCCAAGTTCAACGCGCTGATGCATTcggggggcggcgccggcggcggcaacggcagcATCTGCGCGCCGTTCGCGCACCGCGCCGTGTCGGCGGTGTACCGCGGCCTGAGGCGTCGGATCGCCGGCCAgatcgtggcggcggcgacccgaGCCACCGGATGGGGTGgcgagtcgtcgtcgtcggtgaccgcggccggcggcgacgcggagcGGAGCTGGGAGTCGGAGTTCATCAAGAAGCACTGGGCGGCGCAGCAGCTGCGGCGCGGCGAGCAGCAGTGCTGGCGGCCCCAGCGCGGCCTGCCGGAGAAGTCCGTCGCCGTGCTCAAGGCCTGGTTGTTCGAGAACTTCCTGCACCCGTAA